Proteins encoded by one window of Dialister pneumosintes:
- the ispG gene encoding flavodoxin-dependent (E)-4-hydroxy-3-methylbut-2-enyl-diphosphate synthase: protein MKKTRQVTVGSVKIGGGAPIAVQSMSTFSPVDTAYAAAQINALAKEGADIVRMAVPDRKAAEALKELRQRVSIPLVADIHFDYRLALTAIDAGIDALRINPGNIGKRENVVKVVTQAKERHIPIRIGVNAGSLPEELLDKYGGHPTAEGMVEGALRHVKILEEEHFHDIVISVKATDVPMMVKANRLLSEQLNYPLHLGVTEAGTLYRGTIKSAIGIGALLLDGIGDTIRISLTDDPLKEVIAAKEILSMVGMRQYGPTLISCPTCGRTQVNLIEMAKAVEEKIKKFKKPVKVAVMGCAVNGPGEAREADFGIAGGKGFGHVFRKGKVICSVPEEQLIDRLMEEIEKYEMEEEN, encoded by the coding sequence ATGAAGAAAACAAGGCAAGTGACAGTTGGCAGTGTTAAAATTGGTGGAGGTGCGCCTATTGCGGTGCAATCAATGAGTACCTTCAGTCCGGTTGATACTGCTTATGCAGCGGCACAAATTAATGCATTAGCTAAAGAAGGTGCTGATATTGTCAGAATGGCTGTACCCGATAGAAAAGCGGCAGAAGCTTTAAAAGAATTAAGACAACGAGTTTCTATTCCCTTAGTGGCAGATATCCATTTTGATTATCGATTGGCTTTAACCGCTATAGATGCGGGTATTGATGCACTTCGTATTAACCCGGGTAATATCGGCAAAAGAGAAAATGTAGTTAAAGTCGTTACGCAAGCAAAAGAACGTCATATTCCTATTCGAATTGGTGTTAATGCAGGTTCTTTACCCGAAGAACTCTTGGATAAATATGGGGGACATCCTACCGCAGAAGGAATGGTTGAAGGAGCTTTAAGGCATGTTAAGATTCTTGAAGAGGAGCATTTTCATGATATTGTTATTTCCGTTAAAGCAACAGATGTTCCTATGATGGTTAAAGCGAATCGCTTGTTGTCGGAGCAACTAAATTATCCACTTCATTTGGGTGTTACTGAAGCAGGTACTTTGTATCGAGGTACTATTAAATCTGCTATTGGTATCGGGGCTTTGCTTTTAGATGGTATAGGCGATACGATAAGAATATCATTAACGGACGATCCTTTAAAAGAAGTCATTGCTGCTAAAGAAATTTTAAGTATGGTCGGAATGAGACAGTATGGACCTACACTTATTTCTTGTCCTACTTGTGGTAGAACACAGGTTAATCTTATTGAAATGGCTAAAGCTGTAGAGGAAAAAATAAAAAAATTTAAAAAGCCGGTCAAAGTTGCTGTTATGGGGTGCGCAGTTAATGGACCGGGAGAAGCTAGAGAAGCGGATTTCGGTATTGCCGGCGGTAAAGGCTTTGGACATGTTTTCCGTAAAGGAAAAGTTATTTGCAGTGTGCCTGAAGAGCAATTGATAGATAGACTTATGGAAGAAATCGAAAAGTATGAAATGGAGGAAGAAAATTAA
- a CDS encoding isoprenyl transferase, whose product MEKKKCPKHVAIILDGNGRWAKKRGHVRTYGHKFGAANVRNIVMAAGEMGIEVITLYAFSTENWKRPNTEVQFLMKLFNNYLMNELRALVNDNVQLHIVGDISALSESLQQNIKDCEEETRENTGVILNIAINYGGRQEILQAVQSIASEVENGVLSAKQIDLDTIRSHLYPSSSDDVDLMIRTGGESRISNFLLWQISYGELYFTPTLWPDFTVEDFKAAIIWFSNRERRYGGLVEEINQ is encoded by the coding sequence TTGGAGAAAAAGAAGTGTCCGAAGCATGTAGCAATCATTCTTGATGGAAATGGTCGTTGGGCTAAAAAACGAGGTCATGTGCGAACGTATGGGCATAAGTTCGGAGCTGCCAATGTAAGGAATATCGTAATGGCAGCAGGAGAAATGGGTATTGAAGTTATTACTTTATATGCTTTTTCTACAGAAAATTGGAAGCGACCAAATACAGAAGTACAATTTTTAATGAAGCTGTTTAATAACTACTTAATGAATGAATTGAGAGCGTTAGTTAATGATAATGTACAGCTTCATATTGTAGGAGATATTTCTGCTTTATCAGAAAGCTTGCAACAAAATATTAAGGATTGTGAAGAAGAAACTAGAGAAAATACAGGTGTAATTCTGAATATAGCTATTAATTATGGCGGTAGACAAGAAATATTACAAGCGGTTCAATCTATAGCTTCAGAAGTGGAAAACGGTGTATTGTCCGCTAAGCAAATTGATTTAGATACAATTCGTAGTCATTTGTATCCTTCTTCATCAGATGATGTAGATTTAATGATTAGAACCGGTGGAGAATCTCGTATTTCTAATTTCTTGTTATGGCAAATTTCTTATGGAGAATTATACTTTACACCTACTTTGTGGCCGGATTTTACTGTTGAAGATTTTAAAGCCGCTATTATATGGTTTAGCAATCGTGAACGTAGATATGGTGGATTAGTGGAGGAAATAAATCAATGA
- the pyrH gene encoding UMP kinase, with protein sequence MLKLSGEALANDKGFGIDPEVVNRLCQEIKRVTSTGVEVAVVVGGGNIWRGLKGSAGGMDRASADYMGMLATVINSVALQDGLEKHGVDTRVQTAIEMRQVAEPYIRRRAIRHLEKGRVVIFAAGTGNPYFTTDTTAALRSAEIEADVMLMAKKHTNGVYDADPKLNPNATMFTRLTYNDVLQKELAVMDNTAITLCMNNNIPIVVFNIDVPGNIEKACFGETLGTLIERR encoded by the coding sequence ATGCTTAAGCTTAGCGGCGAAGCATTGGCAAATGACAAAGGATTCGGCATTGATCCTGAAGTTGTTAATCGTCTTTGCCAAGAAATCAAGCGAGTAACATCTACTGGTGTTGAGGTGGCAGTAGTTGTGGGTGGCGGTAACATTTGGAGAGGTTTAAAAGGTAGTGCCGGTGGTATGGATAGGGCATCTGCTGATTATATGGGAATGTTAGCTACCGTTATTAATTCTGTAGCACTTCAAGATGGATTGGAAAAACATGGGGTGGATACTCGTGTACAAACGGCTATTGAAATGAGGCAGGTAGCAGAACCTTATATTCGTAGACGTGCGATTCGTCACTTAGAAAAGGGGCGTGTTGTGATTTTTGCAGCAGGTACGGGAAATCCGTATTTTACTACAGATACAACAGCAGCACTTCGTTCTGCAGAAATAGAAGCAGATGTTATGTTGATGGCAAAAAAACATACTAACGGGGTTTATGATGCAGATCCGAAATTGAATCCGAATGCAACTATGTTTACTCGTCTAACATATAATGACGTATTACAAAAAGAATTGGCTGTTATGGATAATACAGCAATTACTTTATGTATGAATAACAATATTCCTATTGTAGTGTTCAATATTGATGTTCCGGGGAATATTGAAAAAGCTTGTTTTGGAGAAACTTTAGGCACTTTAATTGAGAGGAGATAA
- the frr gene encoding ribosome recycling factor — translation MYENELKALTEKMDKSIRSLHTEFASVRTGQANASLLDRVFVDYYGSSTPITQVASVTVPQARLIVIQPWDKSLLQAIEKAILQSDLGLTPMNDGNLIRLAIPQLTEERRKELVKVVNKKSEEAKVAIRNIRRDGNDFMKKEAKKSDVSEDIITQAEENIQKLTDKKIKEVEEVTDKKIKEIMSV, via the coding sequence ATGTATGAAAATGAATTAAAAGCATTAACGGAAAAAATGGATAAGTCTATTCGTTCTTTACATACAGAATTTGCATCTGTTCGTACCGGACAAGCTAACGCAAGTTTGCTTGATCGTGTATTTGTAGATTATTATGGTTCCAGCACTCCGATTACACAGGTGGCATCTGTAACTGTACCTCAAGCACGTTTAATTGTTATTCAGCCATGGGACAAGTCTTTATTGCAGGCGATTGAAAAAGCGATTTTACAGTCTGATTTAGGACTTACTCCAATGAATGACGGTAATTTAATTCGTTTAGCTATTCCACAGTTAACAGAAGAACGTAGAAAAGAATTGGTAAAAGTTGTTAATAAAAAATCTGAAGAAGCTAAGGTTGCCATTCGTAATATTCGTCGTGATGGTAATGATTTTATGAAGAAAGAAGCTAAGAAGAGTGATGTTTCTGAAGATATTATTACACAGGCAGAAGAAAATATTCAGAAATTAACAGATAAGAAAATTAAAGAAGTAGAAGAAGTAACTGATAAAAAGATTAAGGAAATAATGTCTGTATAA
- a CDS encoding chorismate mutase: METKRDLSGLRNEVRELDKELVKLFEKRMHLCRLIGESKLKAEVPIYDARREEENIEQVVSVIQKTIDKSHFIKWYRLLMDISKRVQQSIQKRNGI; encoded by the coding sequence ATGGAAACAAAACGTGATTTATCCGGGTTGAGAAATGAAGTTAGAGAACTTGATAAAGAATTGGTTAAGCTTTTTGAAAAGAGGATGCATTTATGCCGTTTAATAGGTGAATCTAAACTAAAAGCGGAAGTTCCTATTTATGATGCACGTAGAGAAGAAGAAAATATTGAGCAAGTAGTTTCAGTCATTCAGAAAACCATTGATAAGTCACATTTTATAAAATGGTATCGTCTGCTTATGGATATCAGTAAGCGTGTACAGCAGTCTATACAAAAAAGAAATGGAATATAA
- the tsf gene encoding translation elongation factor Ts, translating to MITAAMVKELRVRTGVGMMDCKKALAEANGDMDKAVDILREKGLSKAAKKAGRIAAEGIVSSYIHGNGRIGVLVEVNCETDFVAQTEGFHALVKDIAMQIAASNPLYVSREEVPADVITHEKEVYRQKALNEGKPEKIIDRMVEGRVEKYFAEVCLLEQPFIKDGDKVISEVILEAIAKMGEKISIRRFVRYQLGEGIEKKQENFADEVMNQINN from the coding sequence ATGATTACTGCAGCTATGGTAAAGGAACTGCGTGTACGTACAGGCGTTGGTATGATGGATTGCAAAAAAGCATTAGCAGAAGCTAACGGTGATATGGACAAAGCAGTAGATATTCTTCGTGAAAAAGGTTTATCCAAAGCCGCAAAGAAAGCTGGGCGTATTGCAGCAGAAGGTATTGTTAGTTCTTATATTCATGGGAATGGGCGTATCGGCGTTCTCGTAGAAGTTAACTGCGAAACCGATTTCGTGGCACAAACAGAAGGTTTCCATGCTTTAGTAAAGGATATTGCAATGCAAATTGCTGCATCTAATCCGCTTTATGTAAGCCGTGAAGAAGTTCCAGCTGACGTTATTACACATGAAAAAGAAGTATATCGTCAGAAGGCTTTAAATGAAGGTAAACCGGAAAAGATTATCGATCGCATGGTTGAAGGTCGTGTAGAAAAATATTTTGCAGAAGTATGCTTACTCGAACAGCCTTTCATTAAGGATGGCGATAAGGTTATTAGTGAAGTTATTCTTGAAGCAATTGCAAAGATGGGCGAAAAGATTTCTATTCGTCGTTTTGTTCGCTATCAGCTTGGTGAAGGTATTGAAAAGAAACAAGAAAATTTTGCTGATGAAGTTATGAACCAGATTAATAATTAA
- the rseP gene encoding RIP metalloprotease RseP, which produces MIYTFIAPIIVFAVIVIVHEWGHFITAKLTGMKVEEFAVGFGPVLWSIKKGETLYSFRIFPLGGFNKIMGMDREYTEDPRAFSNRQVWQRLLVISAGAICNIALAFIIFSGIIWSTGVETFPDKPIIGAIATDSPALKSGLQVGDVITSIDNHKIAKWSDILGILQGKENTVLEIFIVRDGIEKAITIIPEIRDERAVLGISPQLEKQSVTLSQAIQLGFEKCIKDFIAIGEGLSSMILGNNTAQVAGPIGVARLAGTIANHGMIPLLMFVAILSLNLGFLNLLPIPLLDGGLLLLTILEGICRKPLPNKVLFYIQCTGIFILGGLFLYATINDITALFK; this is translated from the coding sequence ATGATATATACATTTATTGCACCCATTATTGTATTTGCTGTTATAGTGATTGTACATGAATGGGGTCATTTTATAACTGCAAAGTTGACAGGCATGAAGGTAGAAGAATTTGCTGTAGGTTTTGGTCCTGTACTTTGGTCAATCAAAAAAGGAGAAACTTTGTATTCTTTTCGAATCTTTCCTTTGGGCGGGTTTAATAAAATTATGGGAATGGATCGAGAATATACAGAAGACCCAAGAGCTTTTTCGAACCGACAGGTGTGGCAACGCTTATTAGTTATTAGTGCGGGGGCTATTTGTAATATTGCATTAGCTTTTATTATTTTTTCAGGAATTATTTGGTCTACAGGGGTTGAAACATTTCCTGATAAGCCTATTATTGGTGCCATAGCAACGGATTCGCCTGCTTTAAAATCAGGATTACAAGTGGGTGATGTTATTACTTCTATAGATAACCATAAGATTGCTAAATGGTCAGATATATTAGGAATATTGCAGGGAAAAGAAAATACAGTTTTGGAAATATTCATTGTAAGAGATGGCATAGAAAAAGCAATAACAATTATTCCGGAAATACGAGATGAACGAGCAGTTTTAGGGATTTCTCCACAATTGGAGAAACAATCTGTTACATTAAGTCAAGCGATACAATTGGGTTTTGAGAAATGTATTAAGGATTTTATTGCTATAGGGGAAGGCTTATCTTCTATGATCTTAGGAAATAATACCGCTCAAGTGGCAGGGCCTATCGGTGTTGCAAGATTAGCGGGAACTATAGCTAATCATGGTATGATACCTTTATTAATGTTTGTTGCGATATTAAGTTTAAACCTTGGCTTTTTAAATTTATTACCCATTCCGTTATTGGATGGCGGTTTGCTTTTATTGACTATATTAGAAGGTATTTGTAGAAAACCGTTACCTAATAAAGTGTTATTCTATATTCAATGTACCGGGATATTTATTTTAGGTGGTCTTTTTCTTTATGCAACTATAAATGACATAACTGCACTATTTAAATAG
- a CDS encoding 1-deoxy-D-xylulose-5-phosphate reductoisomerase, with amino-acid sequence MKEIAVLGSTGSIGIQTLEVIRLHKDLFHIHVLAARSNIELLLEQAKEFKPQYIVITDKAKADAFRYIYDGDSQILDGEDSLCEVVKVSEIDLVVVSVIGIAGLLPTLTAIKSGKELALANKETLVVGGELVTAAAKKHGVMIRPIDSEHSAIFQCLLGQDKKAVHKLILTASGGPFFGKKEEDLQYVTLQDAMKHPTWNMGQKVTIDSATMFNKGLEVIEAHWLFNIHYDQIDVLVQPQSLIHSMVEFKDGSIIAQIGNPDMRLPIQFALTYPHRLVSPSKEFIDWSIFDAIKIAKPDLKVFRSLQFAYESGKSGGDVTVAFNAANEEAVNAFIHGRISFLSIFDVTEEVLSGWQRNRVTNVEDIMVADTKARFLATDIIKKVEL; translated from the coding sequence ATGAAAGAAATAGCTGTTTTAGGAAGTACGGGTTCCATTGGTATACAAACTTTAGAAGTTATACGACTTCATAAAGATTTATTTCATATACATGTATTAGCTGCACGAAGTAATATTGAACTGTTACTGGAACAAGCTAAAGAGTTTAAACCTCAATATATTGTTATTACAGATAAAGCAAAAGCCGATGCTTTTAGATATATTTATGATGGAGATTCACAAATACTTGACGGGGAAGATTCTCTTTGTGAAGTGGTAAAAGTATCTGAAATTGATTTAGTGGTAGTATCGGTTATCGGGATAGCAGGTTTACTTCCTACTTTAACAGCTATAAAGTCCGGAAAAGAATTGGCTTTAGCTAATAAAGAAACATTAGTGGTAGGTGGAGAACTGGTCACAGCCGCTGCTAAAAAGCATGGAGTCATGATTCGGCCTATAGATAGTGAACATAGTGCTATTTTCCAGTGTTTATTAGGACAAGATAAAAAAGCTGTACATAAATTGATATTAACGGCATCAGGAGGACCTTTTTTCGGGAAGAAAGAAGAAGATTTACAATATGTGACTTTACAAGATGCGATGAAACATCCCACATGGAATATGGGACAAAAAGTAACCATTGATTCTGCAACTATGTTTAATAAAGGGTTAGAAGTGATAGAAGCTCATTGGTTATTTAATATCCACTATGATCAGATTGATGTGTTGGTGCAACCTCAAAGTTTAATACACTCTATGGTTGAATTTAAAGATGGTTCGATAATTGCACAAATTGGAAATCCCGATATGCGATTGCCGATTCAGTTTGCACTTACTTATCCTCATCGATTGGTAAGCCCGTCAAAAGAATTTATTGATTGGTCAATATTTGATGCTATAAAAATTGCAAAACCTGATTTAAAAGTATTTCGTTCTTTACAATTTGCTTACGAATCAGGCAAATCCGGTGGAGATGTTACTGTTGCATTTAATGCAGCTAATGAAGAAGCCGTTAACGCTTTTATTCATGGAAGAATTTCATTTTTATCTATTTTTGATGTCACGGAAGAAGTTTTATCCGGTTGGCAACGAAATCGTGTTACCAATGTTGAGGATATTATGGTTGCAGATACTAAGGCACGTTTTTTGGCAACCGATATAATAAAGAAAGTAGAATTATGA
- a CDS encoding phosphatidate cytidylyltransferase, giving the protein MRMRVITAVIGIVAILLLVWAGNWLFTAACLTMGLLAYREYYQMIKNAGITLYDTYSYLAVFCIIISANFHSVPLFYAITSGCFIALFLVTLRAGYEDMQSLFYTVIGSLYIGIGVGSLVLLRGVSGLIPQNLVSIHSGIFLILFAFISTWASDSFAYLVGSRWGRTSLAPQISPNKTVEGLIGGVIGTILLGVVFSWGVGYSLIHSVILSSLLSIMAPIGDLFESYMKRVCGVKDSGHLLPGHGGVLDRFDSLFFVAPTMVTFLIIVSHI; this is encoded by the coding sequence ATGAGAATGCGAGTAATAACTGCGGTGATAGGCATTGTTGCTATACTGCTTTTAGTATGGGCAGGTAACTGGCTATTTACAGCTGCTTGTTTAACTATGGGATTACTTGCGTATCGTGAATATTATCAAATGATAAAAAATGCAGGAATAACTTTATACGATACATACTCATATTTAGCTGTTTTTTGTATAATTATTTCTGCTAATTTTCACTCTGTTCCTCTTTTTTATGCGATTACATCCGGATGTTTTATTGCTTTATTTTTAGTTACTTTACGTGCCGGATATGAAGATATGCAATCTTTGTTTTACACTGTGATTGGAAGCTTATATATTGGAATTGGTGTAGGATCTTTAGTTTTGTTACGTGGAGTAAGTGGTTTGATTCCACAAAATTTAGTAAGTATTCACAGTGGTATCTTTTTGATCTTATTTGCATTTATCAGTACTTGGGCAAGTGACTCTTTTGCCTATTTAGTAGGAAGTCGATGGGGAAGAACCTCTTTAGCTCCACAAATTTCTCCAAATAAAACAGTAGAAGGATTAATAGGCGGTGTTATAGGAACTATTTTGTTAGGAGTTGTTTTTTCATGGGGAGTGGGATATTCTTTGATACACAGTGTTATTTTGAGTAGCTTGCTTTCGATTATGGCTCCTATTGGAGATTTATTTGAATCTTATATGAAACGCGTTTGTGGAGTGAAAGATTCCGGTCATTTATTACCGGGGCATGGTGGAGTATTAGATCGTTTTGACAGTTTGTTTTTTGTAGCACCTACTATGGTTACTTTTCTCATTATAGTTAGTCATATATAA
- a CDS encoding acyltransferase — protein sequence MSAYSPQTTPVNQKKKKLLHIEFLRIICIWLVMFTHTATSGFSIYIPMQHSIWFPLYLLVPFIVKISVPIFFMISGALLLQKEEPISVVLKKRVWRFIQVLFIFSFISYLCAYRNLNFIHFIKLLYTSHLATAYYFLYIYLGFLLMLPIWRALIKNMTNTLYVYLIALNLFFVGCIPIFSFLLFKGSAEINYFINPLLAVSEPTFYFLIGYWIEHLLPQKVLTKKNLCKLGIAAAAGTLLAATMTWYHGVVAGGLTEDISQRFYDSFLFLNTSFVYCLARWWFSTHTVSENTQHRLILIGNLSFGVMLFEEITRNITRPFFTSILLRYIPQLPFIDAIIWICLAFALGLAITYLLKKIPYFKHLI from the coding sequence TTGTCAGCTTATTCACCACAAACAACACCGGTAAATCAAAAAAAGAAAAAATTATTACATATTGAATTTTTACGAATAATTTGTATATGGCTTGTTATGTTTACACATACTGCCACCTCAGGCTTTTCTATCTACATTCCCATGCAGCACTCTATATGGTTTCCTTTATATTTACTGGTTCCTTTTATTGTAAAAATATCCGTGCCTATATTTTTTATGATTTCAGGGGCACTCTTATTACAAAAAGAAGAACCGATTTCTGTAGTTTTAAAAAAGAGAGTTTGGCGCTTTATACAAGTCCTTTTTATTTTTTCGTTTATTAGTTACCTTTGTGCCTATCGAAATTTAAATTTTATACATTTCATAAAATTACTATATACATCTCATCTAGCTACTGCTTATTATTTTTTATATATTTATCTCGGTTTTTTATTAATGCTCCCCATATGGAGGGCGTTAATAAAAAATATGACAAATACTCTCTATGTATACTTAATAGCACTTAATTTATTCTTTGTCGGATGTATTCCTATTTTTTCTTTCTTACTCTTCAAAGGTTCCGCTGAAATCAATTACTTTATCAATCCATTATTAGCAGTAAGTGAACCCACTTTTTACTTTTTAATAGGGTATTGGATAGAACATTTATTACCGCAAAAAGTATTAACAAAGAAAAATTTATGCAAATTAGGAATAGCTGCTGCTGCCGGCACTCTGTTGGCAGCTACTATGACTTGGTACCATGGAGTAGTAGCAGGAGGTTTAACAGAAGACATATCACAACGTTTTTATGATTCTTTCTTATTTTTAAATACATCATTTGTTTATTGTCTGGCACGTTGGTGGTTTTCTACACATACTGTTTCCGAGAACACACAACATCGACTGATTCTAATAGGAAACCTTTCGTTCGGAGTAATGCTTTTTGAGGAAATCACTCGCAATATTACACGCCCCTTCTTCACCTCGATATTACTTCGTTACATACCTCAGCTTCCTTTTATTGACGCAATCATTTGGATCTGTCTCGCTTTTGCTCTAGGACTGGCTATTACCTATCTATTAAAGAAAATTCCTTATTTTAAACATTTAATTTAA
- the rpsB gene encoding 30S ribosomal protein S2, with translation MSVVSMKQLLEAGVHFGHQTRRWNPKMARFIFAERNGIYIIDLQKTVQKVEEAYEFVREVAAKGEPILFVGTKKQAQNAIREEAERCNMFYVNERWLGGMLTNFRTIQTRIARLKELEKMFEDGTVEQYTKKEAMLMQRELQKLEKNLGGIKDMKKLPGCIFIIDSKKEEIAVKEAHKLNIPVISTVDTNCDPDVVDFPIPANDDAIRAVKLLTGKIADAVLEGRQGQQEEVAEVATEEVEAEQE, from the coding sequence ATGTCAGTTGTATCCATGAAGCAATTATTAGAAGCAGGCGTTCATTTTGGTCATCAAACCCGTCGTTGGAATCCAAAGATGGCTAGATTTATTTTTGCTGAACGTAACGGTATCTATATTATTGATTTACAGAAAACCGTGCAGAAGGTGGAAGAAGCTTACGAATTTGTTCGTGAAGTAGCAGCTAAGGGTGAACCTATTTTATTTGTAGGAACTAAGAAACAGGCTCAGAATGCTATTCGTGAAGAGGCAGAACGCTGTAATATGTTCTATGTAAATGAACGTTGGTTGGGTGGTATGCTTACAAATTTCCGTACTATTCAGACAAGAATTGCACGTCTTAAAGAGTTAGAAAAGATGTTTGAAGATGGAACTGTTGAACAGTATACAAAGAAAGAAGCAATGCTTATGCAACGTGAATTGCAGAAGCTTGAAAAGAACCTTGGCGGTATCAAGGATATGAAGAAGTTACCGGGTTGTATTTTCATTATTGACTCCAAGAAGGAAGAAATTGCTGTTAAGGAAGCACATAAGTTGAATATTCCGGTAATTTCCACCGTTGATACTAACTGTGATCCGGATGTTGTTGATTTCCCGATTCCGGCAAATGATGATGCTATCCGTGCTGTAAAACTCTTGACCGGTAAGATTGCAGATGCAGTTCTTGAAGGTCGTCAGGGTCAGCAGGAAGAAGTTGCTGAAGTAGCTACTGAAGAAGTAGAAGCAGAACAGGAATAA
- a CDS encoding proline--tRNA ligase yields MLSSRLYSPTLREIPADAVVVSHQYMLKAGMMRKVASGFYAFLPLAFRSIQKVENIIRQEMAKVGSQEMLMPIVQPAELWRDTGRWDVFGPEMFKLQDRHGHEYCLGPTHEELITAITHMDTSSYKQLPVSLFQIQNKYRDEKRPRFGLMRSREFIMKDAYTFDEDEAGLDKQYQLMYDAYTKIFTRCGLTFKAVIADTGAIGGSGSHEFEVLADAGEADIVYGTECDFAANIEAVIPNTLYSDITNDREKELVATPGKHTIEMVCDYLNISIKQSIKAVVYKLDEVVVLALVRGDHEVNEVRLQNIYNAVNVSMASDEDLIACGLTAGYISPINLTGSEKFDIIVDKTVMEMKDACCGGNVVDKHYVHVNPKRDFGDVRVDTIRLITKEDVCPVGGGPIEMRKGIEVGQVFKLGTKYSEQLGCTFLDKNGKSQPMVMGCYGIGVTRTVAASIEQNHDEHGIIWPINIAPYEVVIIPANTKDEEIMNAAQELYEALNDENDEVVLDDRKDRAGVKFKDADLIGYPVRITIGKKWKESGTVEIKVRRSGEVIEIPFVGCEAKVVTILNELREKNL; encoded by the coding sequence ATGTTGTCATCCAGATTATATAGTCCCACATTGAGAGAAATTCCTGCTGATGCAGTGGTAGTGAGTCATCAGTATATGCTTAAAGCAGGTATGATGAGAAAAGTGGCAAGCGGCTTTTATGCTTTTTTACCACTGGCTTTTCGTTCTATTCAGAAGGTTGAAAATATTATTCGTCAAGAAATGGCAAAGGTTGGCAGTCAAGAAATGTTGATGCCTATTGTACAACCGGCAGAACTTTGGAGAGATACCGGGAGATGGGATGTTTTTGGACCGGAAATGTTTAAGCTGCAAGATCGACATGGACATGAATATTGTTTAGGACCTACACATGAAGAATTGATTACGGCTATTACACATATGGATACTTCATCGTATAAGCAATTACCGGTTTCTCTTTTTCAAATACAAAATAAGTATAGAGATGAAAAGAGACCTCGATTCGGTTTAATGAGAAGTCGCGAGTTTATTATGAAAGATGCGTATACCTTTGATGAGGATGAAGCAGGACTTGATAAACAGTATCAATTGATGTATGACGCATATACTAAAATTTTTACTCGCTGTGGGCTGACTTTTAAGGCTGTTATTGCTGATACAGGTGCTATTGGTGGTAGCGGTTCTCATGAATTTGAAGTACTGGCAGATGCAGGGGAAGCTGATATTGTATATGGTACAGAATGTGATTTTGCAGCTAATATAGAAGCGGTTATTCCCAATACCCTTTACTCTGATATAACTAATGATCGAGAAAAGGAATTGGTAGCTACACCGGGGAAGCATACAATTGAAATGGTATGTGATTATTTAAATATTTCTATTAAACAATCTATTAAAGCAGTAGTCTATAAATTGGACGAGGTTGTTGTATTGGCATTGGTTCGTGGTGATCACGAAGTGAATGAAGTGCGTTTACAAAATATTTACAACGCTGTAAATGTTTCTATGGCATCCGATGAAGATTTAATTGCATGCGGACTTACTGCAGGATATATAAGTCCTATCAATCTTACCGGAAGTGAAAAATTTGATATCATTGTAGATAAGACCGTTATGGAAATGAAAGATGCTTGTTGTGGTGGAAATGTAGTTGATAAGCATTATGTGCATGTTAATCCTAAACGTGATTTTGGAGATGTGCGAGTAGATACTATCCGTCTTATTACCAAAGAAGATGTATGTCCCGTTGGTGGTGGTCCTATTGAGATGCGTAAAGGGATTGAAGTGGGACAAGTGTTTAAGCTTGGGACCAAGTACAGCGAACAGCTAGGATGTACTTTCTTAGATAAAAATGGTAAATCGCAACCGATGGTTATGGGGTGCTATGGTATAGGTGTAACACGCACAGTAGCAGCATCCATTGAACAAAATCATGATGAACATGGTATTATTTGGCCAATTAATATTGCACCTTATGAAGTAGTTATTATTCCTGCTAATACTAAAGATGAAGAAATAATGAATGCAGCACAAGAACTCTATGAGGCATTAAATGATGAAAATGATGAAGTTGTTCTTGATGATAGGAAAGATAGAGCAGGAGTTAAGTTTAAAGATGCAGATTTAATCGGATATCCGGTTCGTATAACCATAGGGAAGAAGTGGAAAGAATCCGGAACCGTAGAAATTAAAGTTCGACGTAGTGGTGAAGTGATTGAAATTCCATTTGTTGGATGTGAAGCAAAGGTTGTTACGATTTTAAATGAATTACGCGAGAAGAATTTATAG